The sequence acctgaaggttggtttattaaatcatcagtcaattgactgtgcctgtgactgattacatcaatgaaaggcaTGTCTTCCGTAATGAGACAATTagatcagctggatttaatccaatcagttgaagacttttaagggagagagaggaccttcacttcttctcctagccagtgaagcatttcctgaggagttcatcgaacacctttattggagttgccagttagctgcctgccctatggaatttggactcgtgtatcctgccctatggaatttggactcatgcatccccacaattgcatgagacacttctataaaatcttatatttacagatatctctttttggttctgtttctctagagaacccttaCTGATACAATCATTATagtatttccctacattttcttctaaaagtttgatGGTCTTAGGTCTAATGtgtagctctttgatccattttgagttaatttttgtataaggtgtgagataggggtcctcattcattcttttgaatgtgaatatccagttctccaagcaccatttgttgcagaggctgctctgtcccaattgATTTGACTTGActtccttatcaaaaatcaattgtccataggtgaaagggtctatttctgaacacccaatttgattccattggtcagtatacctatctttatgccagtaccatgatgttttattttctgttttataattcaattttattgagatatattcacataccatacagtcacccaaagtgtacaatcaattgttcacagtaccatcatatattcataaccacaatcaatttttgaacattttcattactccaaaaaaataagaataaaaataaaaagtaaagtaaaacagaatacccaaaacatcccatctcccccatcccccccactATCCATTtaagttttccccaatttttctactcatctgtccttacactggataaagggaatatgagccacaaggttttcataatcacatggtcacaccatgtaagctacatagttatgcaatcgtcttcaagaatcaaggatactgggttgcagttcaacagtttcaggtatttccttctagctattccaataccctaaaaaatacaaagggatatctatataatgcattaaaacaacctccagaatgaacttttgagtcaatttgaaatctctcagccactaaaactttattttgtttcatttctcttcctgcttttggctcatccctgggaatcaggtcccacatagggaggagagcagtgagtttacctgcagagctggcttagagacacaggccacatttgagcaatgaaagaggttctctggggggtgactcttaggcacaattataagtaggcttagcctctcctttgcattaacaggcttcataatggcaagccccaagattgagggctcggcctactacaatggtagtccccaatgcttgtgagaatatcagtgataccccaggtagggaagtttaatatttccacattttcccccagacctTCAAGGGgggttgcaaatatttttattctctgcccaaattactctgggatgtattggggctttgtactaacctgtacaaaccaaccagatctcactcccaatTCAAGGGTCCATGTAATtattggtgtttgaataaactgatcatacaagttaaattttatagcgtgctacagaaaatatagattttgcaccaaataaacatctcttcctttggtctcacacagaagttgaagttttaaaacacagtcaatgtcatcctttaccctatagtctgatttaccttagtcccaaccaagtccattttgttcgtatctctaattgaagtgtgatctctttttcagcctctttaacatttgatgtatggggtaatgctgacattcatagctgctgaactctggctctgagactcaggtgtcacacagatacccaaagttccagggaccgaccaggttatgcacaaagagctcagaatctcagaatttagagataaccattacaactcaggaatagatgtgactgctgtaagagcttacactctaggaacctttaccataagcctttccctgataacctatgctctcagattcaattctcagagtttgcacattatagttagtctgtattagtgaggactaactgtaattagttatAATtagtgtcttttcatttctggtttgtttcactcaacatactgtcctcaaggtccattcacctagttgcatacctcacaatttcactccttgtagcagctcaatattctattttatgtataaaccacattttgccattccgttcatcagctgatgtacccttaggccacctacatccattgcaaatcgtgaatactgccaccataaataccagtgtgcaaatgtccattcgtgtccctgttctcagttcttccaagtatatacctaataacgggGTTGTAGGACCACATggaaaccccatacttagctttctgtggaaccaacacactgtcctcaagatGAGCTGCACCATCctacttccccaccagtggtgattaggtacatccctttctccacattttatccagcacttgtatctctctgttttgttttgtttttttttctctttcagccatTTTTTATTTACAGTTTGTGTTCAATGCAAATCAATTCCATAACATGAGAAGTTACTATGAATcaaagcataaatacacaaacacaataTACAATCCAAAACAGATGTATAGCATTCAAATATAGAGCAAAAGGGAGTGTTCATTCATACACACAGTAGCTTGTTGGATCTGGTTGTTCCCACGTAGGATtctagagggggaaaaaaatgactggCTATCAAGACTACTGTGGCCATATTAGATACTGGAACATCAAAGCATCAGTGTGTGACCATGCAAACAAAAACTTCATAgggtatctatttttaaaaaggtttctgTGCATTGAGGCAGTTGTAAAAGATTTACTTTCCAGAATCAAGCCAACTTTAGGCTTAGGACCAAGTTCTAACTATCtaaaaaatattaactgataCAGAAAGTGTTCCAAATGTGGCTACTCTgattcataaagttaaaaaaagtatttacagaAAGAGTATAAAAGTTTTTGCGAATTTAATGCAGGATAGGTTCCAGTCCTCACTTCCCAAATACTGGATTTACATTATTTACTTTTGGCTCCttcacatttgccttttaaattttaagacctgtcaatttttctttcaaaacagaccacttattaaattgtaaaaagTATTCAACATATGCAGAAACAAAAAAGCAGCATTTTGAAATTGGTTGAGGTCAATGTACTTCTACTCTTTGGAATCAGTTTAGCTAAATGAATCTGGTGCTGTTGGTGGATGGGAATGTGATGGGAAATGCCTACCATTTGATTTTACAAGTGTATAAGCAAGATTTATTCATTATGCTTGCACTGGGGGGTAGATTCCAAAACATCATTGCACTGGCACATGTCAATTGCTACATAAAAAGTCAAATACAATGTCAAATCCAAAGCCTCAGAAATAAAAGAGTTCAGTtcccaagagaaaagtgatagCTTAACAATGTAAAACTTTTATCTAGAGTTTATCAGCACTAAATTAGTATTGGTGAAACAGTACATGTAGAATTTACAGTAACACCTGGAGGTTGCTTCTAATGTacacataaatagaatcatggaAGCTTTTATGTTACCTAATCATTTCATGGCCCTATATATTTAATGTACCaaatgaaaactgaatctccattccACACCCCATTGCTTCTCTCTAGGTAAGAGAAAATCTATTTGTTTTTCAAGGTAGAGTTTTAAGTGTCCATATTTCTTAAGTCACATTTAAGGAAATCCTCTCTTCATTTTGGATGTTGTCTGTCTTCATCTTCTACATAAAACAGCAGAATTAATATTGGCATTCATCTTCTAGTCAAATCCTTCACATGTTCTTCAAACCAGTCAAATTTGGGATTCTCAACATTTTCTGTATCAATAAGGTGTGGAACCAGTAGATTCGATGAAGACCTGTTTTCTCCTTGCCACACTGGACTTCAGATGCCATTTGGGTTGGGTTCAGAAGACGGGGAAGCATAGATGTTTCTTGACCTGAGTCTCTTAGCAGTAAAGATGTAAAAGGGAGAGTGAGATCACGAGGAGGCTGGCTGTAGACTGCAGGGCACCACCTCCTGGGGTGGTGACATTAGTTGTACTTGGGGCAGCTGAGGTACTCTGGGAGGAGTTACTTGAAAGTGTTCTGACAGTTGTTTGATTTGAATAAATCTGCGTGGGTAAGAGCAGCGCCAGAAGCAGCAGCCCCAGTCCGAGCCTGGCCACCATCGCATTGCCCATGTCCGCTCCGTCGGCGCGCTGCGACTCTCGCTGGATGCTGGGTGCGTGGAGAACCACTGGCTAGGGGCGGGCTCAGGCAAGGTGGggtctctgtttatttttaaacagttttatttgcacaccatattttccctcctaagtaaacaatcaatggttcctggtataatcacatacttatgcattcaccactacaatctgtatgaggacatttcaatttcttccacaaagaaagaggaagatgagaaaaaagaaaaagaaaaaaatggtgaataaaaaaagaaaaaatacaatacaatgcaatacaataaaaaggtcagacaaaaccatcaccaccaagaattccatacctctccattatatccccctcttatagacatttagctttgatatattgcctttgttacaattagtggaggcacattgttactgttagctatagtagctagcttgcattgattgtattttctccccaataccatcccattttcaacaccttgcaaagttgacattcatttcttctccctcatgtaaaaacattcttatattgattcatttaatcaccatcattgaccactctagatttcactgagttatagtcccagtctttatcttctatgtttccttcatgtatcatacatgcccctagccttcctctttcaaccatactcacactcaactttgttcattatacttacaatattgtgataccatcagatattattgtgctatccatttctgaaactttaccatcaatcctgttgaacattctgtcctccttcagcatcaaatgccaaatctctaccttctttctatcttctgataacctgtgttcctAAGTGTAACTCTCAGAGTTAGCTCATTATAGTTCATATTAGgaaaaccatacagtatttgtccttttgtttctggctaacttcactcaacataatgtcctcatggttcatccatgttgctatatgcttcatgactttattctgtcttatagctgtgtactttccattgtatgtgtatatcatAGATGGtatatccactcgtctgttgatggacatttgggttgtttccctctctcagaaatgatgaatgatgccactataaacatcatttacaaatttccatttgtgtcttaactttcagttcctctgagtatatacctagtaaacggattgctggatcatgtggcaattctatacttagcttcctgagaaaccatcacactgccttccagaatggttgaaccattctacattcccaccaacagtgaataagtgtgtctttctacacatcctctccagctcttctaattttctgtttttttaataatggacattctagtaggtgtgagatgatatctcattgtgggtttgatttgcatttccctaatagccaatgaagttgagcatgtttttatatgctttttagtcatttgtatctcctcttcagaaaagtgtctgttgatgtcttttgcccattttttaattgggttgtttgtcttttgttgttgagttataggatctctgtgtatattctgaatattaaacccttatctatatggttttcaaatagtgtctcccattgcataggctgcctttttacttttctgacaaagtcctttgatgcacaaaagtgttcagttttgaggggatcccatttatctatttcttctttcattgctcgcactttgggtgtaaggtctaggaaacaccACCTATCACAAGGTCATTaaggtatttccctacattttcttctaaaagtttgatGGTCTTTGCtctaatgtttatgtctttgatccatttcaagttaatttttgtataaggtgtgaggtaggagtcctctttcattcttttggatataaatatccagttctcaaaacaccatttactgatgaggctgctctgtcccagttgcattggcttgactgccttatcaaagatcaattgtccatagatgagaggttctatttctgaacattcaatttgattccattggtcagtatacctatctttatgctagtatcatgccgttttttttttttttaatcatcattttattgagatatattcacataccacgcagtcatacaaaacaaattgtactttcgattgtttacagtaccattacatagttgtacattcatcacctaaatcaatccctgacaccttcattagcacacacacaaaaataacaagaataataattagagtgaaaaagagcaattgaagtaaaaaagaacactgggtacctttgtctgtttgtttccttcccctacttttctacacatccatccataaactagacaaagtggagtttggtccttatggctttcccaatcccattgtcacccctcataagctacatttttatacaactgtcttcgagattcatgggttctgggttgtagtttgatagtttcaggtatccaccaccagctaccccaattcattagaacctaaaaagggttgtctaaagtgtgcgtaagagtgcccaacagagtgatctctcggctcgttttggaatctctctgccactgaagcttatttcatttcctttcacatcccccttttggtcaagaagatgttctccgtcccacgatgccgggtctacattcctccccgggagtcatattccacgttgccagggagattcactcccctgagtgtctgatcccacgtaggggggagggcagtgatttcacctttcaagttggcttagccagag is a genomic window of Choloepus didactylus isolate mChoDid1 chromosome X, mChoDid1.pri, whole genome shotgun sequence containing:
- the LOC119522033 gene encoding signal transducer CD24-like, whose translation is MGNAMVARLGLGLLLLALLLPTQIYSNQTTVRTLSSNSSQSTSAAPSTTNVTTPGGGALQSTASLLVISLSLLHLYC